A stretch of DNA from Streptococcus sp. NPS 308:
TAAGAGTACCACTCGCTGCAAGCTTGCCATCCACTTCAGCCTTTGCTTCAACCACGGCAATCGTACCACGACGTTTGACAAAAGTAGCCGTCATGACTAATTGATCACCTGGTACAACTTGCTTCTTAAACTTGACCTTGTCCATGCCAGCGTAAAAGACTAACTTTCCCTTGTTTTCAGGCTTGGACAATTCCAAGACACCCGCAGTCTGTGCCAATGCTTCCATGATAAGGACACCTGGCATAACTGGGTATTGAGGAAAATGACCATTGAAGAACGGTTCGTTTATCGTGACATTTTTAATGGCAACAATAGTATCTTCACTCACTTCCAAGACACGGTCCACTAGGAGCATAGGGTAGCGATGGGGTAGAGCTTCTTTAATTCCTTGAATATCGATCATTTGATACGTACCAATCCTTTACCGAACTCAACCATTTCTTCATTTGAAATGAGAATTTCTGTCACCACACCATCCTTAGGTGCAGGAATTTCATTCATGACCTTCATGGCTTCGATGATCACCAAAGTTTGACCTTTTTTAACACTGTCTCCGACTGTGACAAAGGCAGGTTTATCTGGTCCAGCAGCCAAGTAAGCCACCCCTACAAGTGGACTCTCAACGACATCACCCTCTGGAGCAACAGTCGTTTCAGCTGGTGCTAGAGCTTCTTCCACTGCACTCTCTACTGGAGTTGAAGGGGCAGAAACTACTGGACTAGGAGCCACTGCAGCTGGCACTGAAGGAACTGGAGCTGGTGCTTCAGAAACTATTCTTGCTTCATTCTTGCTGAACTGCAATTCGTCCTGTCCGTTTTTATAAGAAAATTCTCTCAAACTTGATTGGTCGAATTGAGCCATCAAGTCCTTGATCTCATTTAAATTCATAATTATTTATTCTCCCAACGTTTGAAAGCAAGAACCGCGTTGTGTCCGCCAAAACCAAATGTATTTGAAATAGCATAAGGAATTTCTTGCTCCAAGCCTTGTCCATAAACGACATTGGCTTCGATATAGTCTGACAACTCACTTGTTCCAGCCGTCATTGGTACATAGTTATGACGCATGGCTTCAATAGTAGCAATGGCTTCTACTGCTCCTGCAGCTCCAAGCAAGTGTCCTGTAAAGGACTTGGTTGAAGATACAGGTACTTCTTTACCAAAAACAGCTACGATAGCACCACTTTCTCCTTTTTCATTAGCAGGAGTTGACGTTCCGTGGGCGTTGACGTAAGCCACTTGCTCTGGAGAAATTTCTGCCTCTTCCAAAGCCAGTTTCATAGCCTTAATTGCACCTTGACCTTCTGGATGAGGTGAAGTCATATGGTAAGCATCACAGGTATTTCCATAACCAACTACTTCAGCCAAGATGGTCGCCCCACGTTTTTCAGCGTGTTCAAGGCTTTCAAGAATCAACATCCCTGAACCTTCTCCCATGACAAAACCATTACGGTCTTTGTCAAACGGAATAGAAGCACGAGCTGGATCTTCTGTTGTTGATAGGGCTGTCAAAGCTTGGAACCCAGCAATGGCAAAAGGAGTGATTGATGATTCTGATCCACCAACTAACATGACATCTTGGAAATCAAACTTGATAGAACGGAAGGCATCCCCAATGGCATCGTTTGATGAGGCACAGGCTGTATTGATTGATTTACAGATACCGTTTGCTCCGAAACGCATCGCAACATTTCCTGAAGCCATATTTGGCAAGGCTTTTGGAAGTGTCATTGGTTTAACACGTTTTGGGCCTTTGTCATGAAGACGGATAACCTGATCTTCGATTTCTTTGATACCTCCGATACCGGAAGCAACGATGACACCAAAACGATCTTTATCAACCGTTTCTACATCAAGGTTGGCATGTGTCACTGCCTCTTGCGCTGCATACAAGGCATACAAAGAATAATCATCAAAACGGTTGGTATCTTTTTTGACAAAGTATTTATCAAACGGGAAATCTTGAATTTCAGCCGCATTGTGTACGGCAAATTCACTATGATCAAACTTAGTGATTTCTCCAATTCCGATTTTTCCAGTTTGCAAACTGTTCCAAAATTCTTCTGGGGTATTTCCGATAGGAGAGGTCAATCCGTAACCTGTTACTACAACTCGATTTAGTTTCATCTGTCTTACCTATATCTTTCTTTTTTTACATGCTAAGTCCGCCATCAACAGCGAGAACTTGTCCAGTCAAATAATCTTGTTGAGCTAAGAAGACCGTGGCATCCGCGATATGGTCCGCCAGGCCAAACTGTTTCATAGGGATTTGCGCTAGTGTTGCTTCCTTGACCTTATCAGATAAAACAGCAGTCATATCTGACTCAATCATTCCTGGTGCAAGAGCATTTACGCGCACATTGCGATTGGCAACTTCACGTGCTACTGACTTGGTAAACCCAATCAATCCAGCCTTGGAAGCCGCATAGTTGGCTTGTCCGATATTTCCCATCAGACCAACCACACTGGACATGTTGATAATCGCACCTTCACGCGCCTTAATCATCTGTTTCAAGACAGCTTGGGTCATGTTAAAGGCACCTGTCAGATTAATCTTAAGCACTTTTTCAAAGTCTTCTTCGGTCATCTTGAGCATAAGCATATCTTGAGTGATCCCAGCATTGTTGACCAAGACATCGACCGAACCAAGGTCTGCGATTGCTTGTTCCACCATGCGTTTTGCATCTGCAAAGTCTGAAACATCACCTGAGATTGGCACCACCTTGACACCGTAGTTTGAAAACTCAGCCAGCAATTCTTCTGAGATTTCTCCACGACTATTCAAAACCACATTGGCTCCTAGTTGAGCAAATTTGTGAGCAATAGCAAGTCCGATACCCCGACTTGAACCTGTAACAAAGATATTTTTATTTTTTAGTTGCATTCTGTTCTCCTGTTTCCTGTTGTATTTGTGGGAGAAGGGATTACTAGTTTCCTAGCAAAGCATCCAAACTTGCCAAATCTTCGACATTGGCTAACTTAGCTGATTTATCAATCTTTTTGACAAAGCCTGACAAGACTTTTCCTGGACCAATTTCAATGAAGTTGGTCACGCCAGCATCCTGCATCACTGCGATACTTTCGTAGAAACGCACCGGTTCCTTCACCTGACGCGTCAAAAGCTCTTGGATTCGATTTTTTTCCATGATTGTAGCTTCAGTATTACCTACTAGAGGGCAAATAAAGTCTGAGAAACTAATCCCCTCAAGAGCCCCAGCTAGCTGTTGGCTAGCTGGCTTTAGAAGGGCTGTGTGGAAAGGACCCGACACATTTAGGGGAATCAATCGTTTGGCTCCTGCTTCCTGCAAGAGTTGGACCGCACGGTCAACTGCAGCCACCTCACCACCGATAACGATTTGGCTTGGAGTATTGTAGTTAGCTGGAGTGACTATACCGACTTCAGATGCTGTTTTACAAGCTTCCTCTATCACATCTACTGGAGTATTGAGGACGGCTACCATCTTCCCAGAGCCAGCGGGTGCTGCCTCTTCCATATAAGCTCCACGCTTGGCAACCAAGGCTACTGCCTCTTCAAAGTCCAAGGCTCCGCTAGCTACTAAAGCAGAATATTCACCAAGGGATAAACCTGCAACCATATCTGGCAGATAGCCCTTTTCTTTCAATAAACGGTAGATGGCAACCGAAGTCGCTAAAATAGCAGGTTGCGTATAGCGGGTCTGGTTTAACTTAGTTTCGTCCGTATCGATCAAGTCACGAAGATCATAACCCAGTACTTGACTGGCTTGATCAATGGTTTCCTTGACGATAGGATAGTGGTCATAGAGGTCTCGTCCCATCCCTAGATACTGAGCACCTTGACCTGCAAATAGAAAGGCTGTTTTAGTCATTTCTTACAACTCCTGCCCAACGAGAGGCTTCTTCCTGAATTTTCTTGGCAGCGCCATAGTATAGATCTTTTAGGATTTCTTCGACGGTTTCTTCTTTAGAGACCAAACCAGCGATCTGACCTGCCATGACGGATCCACCTTCTACATCTCCATGAACAACGGCTTTGGCAAGAGCACCAGCTCCCATTTGCTCAAAGATTTCTAAATCTGGGTTTTCTTGTTTAAAAGCGTCTTTTTCAGCCTGCTCAAAGTCACGTGTCAACTGGTTTTTAATGGCACGAACAGCATGACCAAAATGTTGAGCTGAGATGGTTGTATCAATATCGCGCGCTTTGAGGATTTTTTCCTTGTAGTTTGGATGAGCGTTTGATTCCTTAGCTACTACAAATCGTGTACCAATCTGAATAGCATCTGCACCTAACATAAAGGCTGCTGCCGCACCTTCACCATCAGCAATTCCTCCAGCAACAATAACTGGAATCGAAACAGCTGCAGCAACTTGACGAGCTAAGGTCATGGTTGTCAACTTACCGATGTGTCCACCAGCTTCCATTCCTTCTGCAATGACCGCATCCGCACCGATTTTTTCCATCCGTTTTGCCAAAGCAACACTTGGAACAACAGGGATGACAGTGATACCTGCTTCGTGGAAACGAGACATATATTTACTTGGATTTCCAGCTCCTGTTGTTACTACCTTGACTCCTTCTTCAATCACAAGATCGACAATGTCATCTACAAATGGAGACAGGAGCATGATGTTGACACCAAAAGGTTTATCAGTCAGTGCTTTAATCTTATCAATATTTGCCTTCACGACCTCTTTCGGTGCATTTCCACCACCGATAATTCCTAAACCGCCAGCTTTAGAAACAGCTCCGGCCAAGTCGCCATCAGCGACCCAGGCCATCCCTCCTTGGAAAATTGGATATTTAATGTTTAATAATTCTGTAATACGTGTTTTCATAGTGCCTCCATCAGTCCTTGCTTACGTAATAGTTCGATTAGTATATTATTTGAGTCTCAAACTATTACCTAAACAAGAGGGAGTGGGTTTCCCCTACTCCTTCTATATCTTATTCGCTCTTATTTTGTTTTCTCTTCAACGTAGGCAACCAAGTCACCAACAGTCTTCAAGTTATCTTCTGCTTCGATTTGGATATCAAAAGCATCTTCAATTTCAGAGATTACTTGGAACAAGTCCAATGAATCTGCATCCAAATCATCAAAAGTAGATTCAAGTGTTACTTCTGATGCATCTTTCCCAAGTTCTTCAACGATAATTTCTTGTACTTTTTCAAATACTGCCATGATAGGACTCCTTTAAAATATAAAAATTTATAACAATGTGTTCACCACATGATTACCTAGATTGTAAGAATGAGCGTGCCCCAGGTCAAGCCTCCACCGAAGCCTGATAAAAGAATCGTTTGGCTGCCGTCTACACGGATCAACCCCTGATCCACACACTCTGATAGTAAAATCGGGATGCTAGCCGCACTGGTATTCCCATACTCCATCATATTGGCTGGAAGTTTGTCTCGGTCAACACCGATTTTTTTAGCCATCTTATCCAATATGCGGATATTGGCCTGATGAAGCAAGAGATAGTCCAAATCAGATGCCCCTACTGGACCTTCGTCAATGGTCTGCTTGATTGACCTAGCAACATCTCGAATCGCAAAATCAAAAACTGCTCGCCCGTCCATCTTCAAAAATGCAGGAACTGCTTCTTGATTAGAGAAGGGGGAAGTCAAGGTCGTTTGCCCATAAGTTAAGCACTCGCTTCGAGTACCATCACTGTGTATACTCTCTGCAAGGAAGTGGCGGTTGTCACTTATTTCCAAGAGAACTCCACCAGCACCGTCTCCAAAGAGTACAGCAGTCGATCGATCTGACCAGTCAACCGCCTTGGACAAGGTTTCAGCACCGATAACAATCCCTTTTTTGAACTGTCCAGATGTCAGAAACTTCTCAGCAGTTGAAAGTGCAAAAATAAAGCCACTGCAGGCAGCTGTGAGATCAAAAGCAAAGGCTCTGTTAGCACCAATATTGGCCTGAACTCGCGCTGCTGTAGAGGGCATCATTGAGTCAGGTGTGATCGTTGCTACAATGATAAAATCAATCTGCTCAGCTTTTATGCTCGCCTTAGCCAGTAAGCTTTTGGCAACTTCTGTCGCCAAATCACTCGTTGACTCCGTTTTTGAAATATGTCTTTGTTTAATTCCTGTACGACTTGAAATCCACTCATCGCTTGTATCCATGATTTGAGCCAAGTCTTGATTGGTGACCACTTGCTCTGGTACATAATGAGCAACCTGGCTTATTTTAGCAAAAGCCATTATTTCAAATCCTCCAAAAATTGGTAAAGGTTAGTCAATCCTTTGCCCATAACATCCATCTCCTCAGGACTCATCCCGTCGATAATTTTTTCAACCATGGCCTTGTGGAAACGTTTATGAAGGCGGTGGAGCAAACGACCTTTCTTTGTCAAATGTAGATAAACCACACGACGATCCTGTTCGGAACGAATTCGCTCAATATAACCTTTTCTTTCCAGGTTATTCAAGCTCGTTGTAACCGTTCCAAGAGTTACCATCAGTTCCTTTGAAACCTTGCTTGGTGTTGCCTCCGGGAACTTCCCAATCACATCGATCGTGTGCATTTCTTTGATGGAGATGTCTTTGAATCGACTACCTCGTAAGCTAACCTCCTCGATCACAAGGACATTATTAAAAATGGATGTTAAATAATCATTTACTTGTTGGTAGTCCAAATCCTTTCCCTCCTCTTCAAAAAAACTTTTACAATCAAAACATTTGATAGAGAAAGTATATCAAACTTCAAAAGATAGTGCAAGTATTTTTTTACTTTCCTGAAAATTTTGGTCGTCTTCTTTCTGAATGAGCGCGAACTCCTTCTTTGAAATCTTCGGTTTGAGCCAAGGATTCCTGCAACTTCAACTCTAATTCAGCATAATTTTGCCAATCCTTAAATTGGCTTTCCCAAACCAACTTTTTAATCGCTGCATAGGAATTAGCTGAACCGCGTCTGAGTTTTTTTAGAACCTGGTCTCGTGTTTTTTCTAGCTTATCTGCCTCACAGACTCGATAAACCACACCCCACTCCAGAGCTTTTTCTGCTGTTAAGGCTTCTCCTGTCATGGCAAGCTGGGCTGCTCGTGTTACTCCTATACTACGACTTAGGAGATGAATACCTCCTGCATCAGGAGCCAAGCCAACCCCGACAAAGGCTTGAATGAACTTGGCCTTGTCTGTTGCTATACAAAAATCAACCGCTACTGCCATATTGGCTGCAGCTCCTGCAACGGCTCCATCTACTTCCATCAAAACTGGTTTGGGTATTTGCTTGATTTTATAGGAAATTGTATTAACTAACTCAGCGATTTTTGTCAGTGAAGGAATATCATCCTCATCCACCGCCCGCTTCATCTCGACCAGGTCTCCCCCCACTGAGAAAACTTTTCCGTTCGCGTTAATCAAGATATACTGCACTGCTTGGTCCTGCTCTGCCAAGGTCAAAGCTTCTAAGATTTCCTCACACATTGGGATGTGAAAACCATTTGCCACTTCAGGACGATTCAGAGTAATAATAGCTAGATCATCTACGATCTGGTATAGGATATGATTCATAGCTTCTCCTTTTGTATGGTGATAAAATTATTTTATTATCAAAGTATACCTTTTTTGGGATAAAGGAACAAGAAAAAATCAATTAAAAGTGTCTCAGCCGATTATTTTACCTTCATTTATGAATTTGAGGAAAATTGACTTTCTTACTTTTTATCTATTTATCGATTCCCAGAATAAATTAACATTTGCTTCTATTAAAATAGGAAGATATTTTCTTCATTGAAAAAAGCCCCTCTTTCTGCTATAATCGTATAAAATACTTACTTGAGGAGTCCCTATGAAGGTTGTAAAATTTGGTGGAAGCTCTCTTGCCTCTGCTAGTCAGTTAGAAAAAGTTTTAAACATCGTTAAAAGTGATAAAGAACGTCGTTTTGTAGTCGTTTCTGCACCCGGTAAACGCAATGCTGAAGATACCAAGGTAACTGATGCCTTGATCAAATACTATCGCGACTATGTAGCTGGAAATGACATCAGTGCTAGCCAAAGCTGGATCATTGACCGTTATGCGGCTATGGTGAGCGAACTAGGCTTAAAACCAACTGTTTTAGAGAAAATTTCTAAAAGTATCCGCGCCTTAGCGACTCTTCCTATTGAAGAAAATGACTTTCTCTATGACGCCTTCCTAGCAGCTGGAGAAAACAACAACGCCAAATTGATCGCAGCCTACTTTAACCAAAACGGCATTGATGCGCGCTATGTCCATCCTAGAGAAGCTGGAATTGTTGTCACAAGTGAACCAGGAAACGCACGTATCATTCCATCTAGTTATGACAAGATTGAAGGCTTGGCAGATAGCAACGAAGTCCTTGTCATCCCTGGTTTCTTTGGTGTGACTAAGGAGAATCAAATCTGTACTTTTTCACGTGGAGGTTCAGATATCACAGGTTCTATCATTGCAGCAGGTGTTAAGGCTGATCTCTATGAGAACTTTACAGACGTAGATGGTATCTTTGCTGCTCATCCTGGTATTATCCACCAACCACACTCCATTCCTGAATTAACCTACCGTGAAATGCGTGAGTTGGCTTACGCTGGATTTTC
This window harbors:
- the fabZ gene encoding 3-hydroxyacyl-ACP dehydratase FabZ encodes the protein MIDIQGIKEALPHRYPMLLVDRVLEVSEDTIVAIKNVTINEPFFNGHFPQYPVMPGVLIMEALAQTAGVLELSKPENKGKLVFYAGMDKVKFKKQVVPGDQLVMTATFVKRRGTIAVVEAKAEVDGKLAASGTLTFAIGN
- the accB gene encoding acetyl-CoA carboxylase biotin carboxyl carrier protein; this translates as MNLNEIKDLMAQFDQSSLREFSYKNGQDELQFSKNEARIVSEAPAPVPSVPAAVAPSPVVSAPSTPVESAVEEALAPAETTVAPEGDVVESPLVGVAYLAAGPDKPAFVTVGDSVKKGQTLVIIEAMKVMNEIPAPKDGVVTEILISNEEMVEFGKGLVRIK
- the fabF gene encoding beta-ketoacyl-ACP synthase II, with the translated sequence MKLNRVVVTGYGLTSPIGNTPEEFWNSLQTGKIGIGEITKFDHSEFAVHNAAEIQDFPFDKYFVKKDTNRFDDYSLYALYAAQEAVTHANLDVETVDKDRFGVIVASGIGGIKEIEDQVIRLHDKGPKRVKPMTLPKALPNMASGNVAMRFGANGICKSINTACASSNDAIGDAFRSIKFDFQDVMLVGGSESSITPFAIAGFQALTALSTTEDPARASIPFDKDRNGFVMGEGSGMLILESLEHAEKRGATILAEVVGYGNTCDAYHMTSPHPEGQGAIKAMKLALEEAEISPEQVAYVNAHGTSTPANEKGESGAIVAVFGKEVPVSSTKSFTGHLLGAAGAVEAIATIEAMRHNYVPMTAGTSELSDYIEANVVYGQGLEQEIPYAISNTFGFGGHNAVLAFKRWENK
- the fabG gene encoding 3-oxoacyl-[acyl-carrier-protein] reductase, with the protein product MQLKNKNIFVTGSSRGIGLAIAHKFAQLGANVVLNSRGEISEELLAEFSNYGVKVVPISGDVSDFADAKRMVEQAIADLGSVDVLVNNAGITQDMLMLKMTEEDFEKVLKINLTGAFNMTQAVLKQMIKAREGAIINMSSVVGLMGNIGQANYAASKAGLIGFTKSVAREVANRNVRVNALAPGMIESDMTAVLSDKVKEATLAQIPMKQFGLADHIADATVFLAQQDYLTGQVLAVDGGLSM
- the fabD gene encoding ACP S-malonyltransferase, whose protein sequence is MTKTAFLFAGQGAQYLGMGRDLYDHYPIVKETIDQASQVLGYDLRDLIDTDETKLNQTRYTQPAILATSVAIYRLLKEKGYLPDMVAGLSLGEYSALVASGALDFEEAVALVAKRGAYMEEAAPAGSGKMVAVLNTPVDVIEEACKTASEVGIVTPANYNTPSQIVIGGEVAAVDRAVQLLQEAGAKRLIPLNVSGPFHTALLKPASQQLAGALEGISFSDFICPLVGNTEATIMEKNRIQELLTRQVKEPVRFYESIAVMQDAGVTNFIEIGPGKVLSGFVKKIDKSAKLANVEDLASLDALLGN
- the fabK gene encoding enoyl-[acyl-carrier-protein] reductase FabK: MKTRITELLNIKYPIFQGGMAWVADGDLAGAVSKAGGLGIIGGGNAPKEVVKANIDKIKALTDKPFGVNIMLLSPFVDDIVDLVIEEGVKVVTTGAGNPSKYMSRFHEAGITVIPVVPSVALAKRMEKIGADAVIAEGMEAGGHIGKLTTMTLARQVAAAVSIPVIVAGGIADGEGAAAAFMLGADAIQIGTRFVVAKESNAHPNYKEKILKARDIDTTISAQHFGHAVRAIKNQLTRDFEQAEKDAFKQENPDLEIFEQMGAGALAKAVVHGDVEGGSVMAGQIAGLVSKEETVEEILKDLYYGAAKKIQEEASRWAGVVRND
- a CDS encoding acyl carrier protein; translation: MAVFEKVQEIIVEELGKDASEVTLESTFDDLDADSLDLFQVISEIEDAFDIQIEAEDNLKTVGDLVAYVEEKTK
- a CDS encoding beta-ketoacyl-ACP synthase III; this translates as MAFAKISQVAHYVPEQVVTNQDLAQIMDTSDEWISSRTGIKQRHISKTESTSDLATEVAKSLLAKASIKAEQIDFIIVATITPDSMMPSTAARVQANIGANRAFAFDLTAACSGFIFALSTAEKFLTSGQFKKGIVIGAETLSKAVDWSDRSTAVLFGDGAGGVLLEISDNRHFLAESIHSDGTRSECLTYGQTTLTSPFSNQEAVPAFLKMDGRAVFDFAIRDVARSIKQTIDEGPVGASDLDYLLLHQANIRILDKMAKKIGVDRDKLPANMMEYGNTSAASIPILLSECVDQGLIRVDGSQTILLSGFGGGLTWGTLILTI
- the fabT gene encoding fatty acid biosynthesis transcriptional regulator FabT: MDYQQVNDYLTSIFNNVLVIEEVSLRGSRFKDISIKEMHTIDVIGKFPEATPSKVSKELMVTLGTVTTSLNNLERKGYIERIRSEQDRRVVYLHLTKKGRLLHRLHKRFHKAMVEKIIDGMSPEEMDVMGKGLTNLYQFLEDLK
- a CDS encoding enoyl-CoA hydratase, which produces MNHILYQIVDDLAIITLNRPEVANGFHIPMCEEILEALTLAEQDQAVQYILINANGKVFSVGGDLVEMKRAVDEDDIPSLTKIAELVNTISYKIKQIPKPVLMEVDGAVAGAAANMAVAVDFCIATDKAKFIQAFVGVGLAPDAGGIHLLSRSIGVTRAAQLAMTGEALTAEKALEWGVVYRVCEADKLEKTRDQVLKKLRRGSANSYAAIKKLVWESQFKDWQNYAELELKLQESLAQTEDFKEGVRAHSERRRPKFSGK
- a CDS encoding aspartate kinase, encoding MKVVKFGGSSLASASQLEKVLNIVKSDKERRFVVVSAPGKRNAEDTKVTDALIKYYRDYVAGNDISASQSWIIDRYAAMVSELGLKPTVLEKISKSIRALATLPIEENDFLYDAFLAAGENNNAKLIAAYFNQNGIDARYVHPREAGIVVTSEPGNARIIPSSYDKIEGLADSNEVLVIPGFFGVTKENQICTFSRGGSDITGSIIAAGVKADLYENFTDVDGIFAAHPGIIHQPHSIPELTYREMRELAYAGFSVLHDEALLPAYRGKIPLVIKNTNNPDHPGTRIVLEHSSDKFPVVGIAGDSGFVSINMSKYLMNREVGFGRKALQILEDLNIGWEHMPTGIDDLSIILRGRELTPIKEEEILRQLVQKAEVDHAEIEHDLSIIMIVGEKMKSHIGVTATATRALSENKINIQMMSQGSSEVSIMFVVNKDQEKAAIKALYHAFFDESKED